The Bombus pascuorum chromosome 13, iyBomPasc1.1, whole genome shotgun sequence nucleotide sequence acgaaacgaggacatacgaAAAAGGAGGGAAACCCATGGCCTCCGTTTGAATCATCAATCGTTTTCCTTTTACTATATGaacaattttaattccatATTCACCCTACAGTAGCATACTATCTTTTTGAACATGATGCCCGCATATTTAATCTATATAGAaagtactaaaaaaaaaagtttcttaaGTAACTTTCAGACATTTAGCTCAGAGCTATAAGATTATatgttaaaacaattttatatttgcaattattttacttaGACTTTTTCAATCGAATGAAAAAATCccattttcaaaaaaaaactcttcataaatttgttgaatttgaaataaaaagcaaatgATGGCTGATACTAAGCTACTTGTTTCTTAAGGCTCTCTTTACATTCGCATAGGTAGATCGATATCGACGGTAGATGAGTCTACCTACTGTCTATATGAACCGATTAGTgcatttttaatctttatatatacatactttatgtatacatacaaagTGACACTGAGGTAAAGtaatcgtaattttaaaactatcttatcattatattatgaagttatcgtattattatatttcccttctatatatatcgaaatattagtttattttcaCAACAATACTCTAAAGTTcgtcgataaaaaaaataatacaggTGGATATTTTATTGTGGTATTCATTGGGACAATCTCGATTATCACAAGATTACCGAAATATTTGATCGTTAAATTGTCTTGTTTACATGAGTCTAAGGTCACAGTTCGAATTGAGTAATATTACAAGGGATACTGTATccaatatattgaaaatttttcgttattctttttaatgataattaaacaattattgcAAGGAACACATAATACGTAGAGCGTTGAGACgattacgataaaataattgaaaaattttcacgGTACCCGATACAGCTGTAACGGTCACGCAACCGCCATGAACTATGACAATTGGCTCGTTGACAACGCGGAACAGGTGATTCGGCATAATGAATACCAAATTTTTGCAACGTTCACATAGTgtggaagaataaaataataaaatcctatatatgcatatatatatatatatatatatatatatatatatatacacgtatataagtacgtatgtaaatattaaaatataaattatataataccaTTAACCTCATTTTAACGCTACGCTATCAAATTAGTTAAAATGACTGGTATcagattttttgtttttgcaaGTATATTTGATGATGtcaatatttacttttattgtaATAGAAACACACTTATTTGGTTTGGTCATTAACTATAAACTATGACATATTTAAGCATAATACATttaagtacatacatattaagAGCTAGTAGTTCTTGTGTTAAAACTAAAATACTTgtcataattaatttgtaacaacACGATTTCGACAATACTATACTCAGTGCAAGAAACATCACcctatatgaaaaatattgcacttatcacacatttatatattttcgaatcTTTATACATCAGGGTACTTGAAAAATACCGATCACCAATAAACACGAgttttttcactttttgtCTTCTGAAAATATCGGCATTGTGACAAGAATAACCGACAAGCAGAGAAAACTAAATACATGCTGGTGAAACGACGTAGAAATTGGGCCActctataaataaagaattttcgTACAACACATTCAAATCATGCAAGAAGGAACACATTTTTTCAACATACCAAAGTGACTCTAATGAGGGTATAAAGagataataatttaagaagTTGTTCGACGAAAAATTACCCGTTAACTTTTTGATATTTGGTTTTAAGTTTTGATGTTTTGAGTTTGTAtcattatatgtatagatcCATATAGTATTtagtaatatctttttaatattaaaatttttagttGCATTTGAAATCTAGTGTTATTGGTGAGTATTTCTGGGCGTATTTCAAACTTAAACTGATAGAGTATTGATATTGCAATTCTACCATGTTGTTACTTATATTATCATTATGTTGAATTAAACTATTTAAACTAAACTAATAgtgaaaattactatttaaattattaaataaaatgaacaaaatatcgtaatttataataaatacattttacatgaacttgaaaataaacttttgtatcaacagaaacaaaaattaacgcTGTTCTATCATAATTTAAcactgaaatataaaaatctgaaGGTTAACAAATAAAGTACAATTAACTCTTAAAACCGTGATGAGAAAACAACACTTACGCTTAGACATAAAAATCATTCCAGAAActtaattttaacaataaatattatgttccACTAATTTGCACGATTTGATTTTAAACGGAGATTTACGTAAAGAAGAGGCAAACTCACCCTTGAGAAAGTGGAATGTCGTTCAAAGGGATCCCGTTGCGATCTATTTGTAGGCTCGAAGAAAGACTTGCTGTCTTCGTCGAACTGTTGTTTAATCTCTTGCAGAAGTTCGTCGCCGGATTTACCACGTAGTCTGTCGCCGAATTTCGGCCGGTCGCGAAAGTAGAAAGACATAGTTGGGTCTACACGCGCACAACTGTTTCATGCACGATCAGTGAACGTTACACTTGTTGCCTTTTAGCCAACACGCTGTACCAAATTTAACTTGAAatagtttcctttttttcacgATGGTCACGAAACGAGTCCTTCGTACAATTCCCCTACGAAGCGTTGCGCGTGACTGAAAGCTCGCGCCGAATCATGGCGAGAATAATCAAAGAGCGCGCATGCTCACACCGGCCTGTGTAATCATATCTTTTCGGCGCGAAACGTGCGCTTATTGGCCCGTTTTCAATTGTCGACCAATCACAGCGCGCATATCGTCACCGATTTATCTCGAACTACTCCGATATTCGCGATGCACGTTCTGATGCACACAAACAGTACGCATCTTACGATCTAAATTTAATCGTCAGCTATTTAAgttttgcatttttttatttataacaccAACGCCGAAATGTCCCGTGTAATACTTTCATTTATCGCAACGTAATCGACCGTCACACTACAAGAAATTACGTGCCGCCTTATATAACAACCGGTGAATAAACGAAAAtcggaaaataaataatacgatcTTTTGCTGTTAACCTTTCTTTAAAAAACTACAATCTGTtgtattatgttgtattatgtaaataaaaattttcgatttatatCTCGACGGCTTTTTGCACAAATATTGCATGTCcattttttgtgaaatttgagTTTTCATATGCAATAAATAGTTCTAGCTTgcttttttatgtataaaaatcatatttgtATCTACTTcataaattcgtaaaaaattatattttcttaatttttttttaatacatacatataaaaagatatgttCAAGAACCATGATTCGCCTTTGTCACTTTATGTTCTTAAAAAGGATAAATGCACAATTTGCAACCAATTTTATAATAGCATTGATAAAGATAAATACAGCGCAAgaagtatttatttaactataaagcatcattgaattttttaaactgtttttctcgaaaatactaaaataaaaattaatctcttgaaattgtttttcttgAAGATGCTAAAagcgaatattttttgtgcAGTAAGCCATCGATTTGTTGATCTATTGTACggtttgatattatataaaacatagttTCGTTTGCActaaagaaaattgttaatttttttaatttaaacattttatattatatattatgataaCATTTTACGCATTTgcatgtattttatttcacatattACATGTcgttatacatatgtagacacatatatagttatattgACATAGTATCATAGATCTTCACGTGGATGTATGACATTATTGTCCAATAGACAATatcatgtaaaatataataaatttatttaatctttatatgatctacataaaattttattgcgcGATAAGTGTTATGTTCatttataatcaaatattGTGGTCTATAATTCTTTCGATCTCCCTAttggatatttatataaccTCATAAGTACGATCTTTTGAAGGTAAATCTCTaactgtattatttttttttaattatcgtatttagaaatatatgaaatattgatttttattaataggTAGTCAAGAAGATAGATATATTAttcttaacattttatatattgtttgcTTTATGAAGATAGAATTGCAATAGTTACAGAATGTCTGTGTTCTACCAGTGCATTATTTGTCAGCATCCAAATGCTACTGTCATAGATTTACATAATCATCATATCCAACATCACAATCCAATAGAGTTATCGCAAACTATTATTAATCTTCAAGGCTTCAAAGTTGTGAATGATatgaaatgtacaaaaaaaaaatatttgcaaccTATAAATTTAGGtgataacaataacaatgaaaatatatacaatcaTGTTTTTATTAAACCTGAaccaaaatataaatataaaaatgaagcaATTAATTCACCAAAAAAATTCACCCATGATAATTGTTCGATAAACTGTAGTCAATTTATTGCTTGGGAACGTGAATTGtatcaaagaaaagaaataactgatgaagaattttttaatatcactGAAAGTCTTTGCACTGATCTAAATAAGAAGAAGCAtagaggaaggaagaaaaaagataaaacagGTGTAGAAGAgacaaatataagaaatatgttACAGCAAATCAATACAATTATAGGAATAGAGAATACAACTGTGAAACAAGTAAAGACTGAGCCTTGTGAAACAGCAACAACTTCATTTTGGAATAATATAGATTCCACCGTTAATACAACTATTAATGAAGAATTTCTTGTACCAAAGATAACAAATCCAATAGAAAATACTGAAAAAAAACAGTTTACAGCTTTGGAAGTAGTTAGCACTAATACAGATACAGATGTTTTGACATATCATTCATCATGTAATAACTTTCCTTGGAATTCTATTATTACTGTGAATGCTGATGAACAAGAAATGTCTGTTGAtggcaaaaatatttactctCAGCCAGAGCAAATTGACattgcaaattttctttaaacataatatatgtgttttagttatatggaaaattataaagaCTGAATGAAGTAcaaataatacaaacaatgtctttttatattattatgaaatctGATTAGTTTGTAAGTTTGTTACCTTCCAGATTTATGTTTGTGTGTAATATGAATATagatgaaaaaattttttattttctttttattaataaaaacaatgttttatataaatgagcataaacaatttatataataattttaatatgtttctTTATATGTTAAATACATAAGTATTcattcattttattctatatcaGCTGCATAAATAAGCACTGtatgaaaatttcgttttatttttattattcaaattctatGAGAAAAAATCctattataaatgtttctatgtaatatataaatgtacttataataaaatcttatttttattataaaatttataacatgaTCTTATTTTAACTGTGGTGTGAtgtcataaaattataaatttaaaagtaatgtAAGAACAAAAGGTGCATACCATACTTATGTAGAAGATCTGAGTTTTTATTTTGTGCAATCTATAAGGGACATTATTCATGATTAATAGCAATCCATTGAATTAACATCTCCTTTTTTGTACATTGTTAATATATCATCCAACGTTGAATCAAAACTAGTGGAGTACGTGGTCAACCATCGCTCTTTCTCTTCAATATATGCAGCGATGtccatataaaaaattgtttggaGAAAAACTTGCCTAGTCACACACGGAATATATTGAAATGTTTTCTCCTCTGATTTTTGCGTTTTACTATCGGCTTCTATTGAATGTTTGTATATAGAAGCAAGTAGATTTGCATCATTAACATCTAGAATTTCTTCTATCACATTATTAGAATTACTGAGCATCTCACAATTggaacttgcaacgttatccGGTGGTTCGTACTTAACATAAGAGGTATCCAAAGTGGCACTATCTTTGGGTAGAGGCAATGCTGGTAAAGGTTCATTAAGTTTGTACTTCAAAAGgaatgcttttaatttgtttattatagcTGCTGATGTTTTGCATACTTCAAGATCACTGTCTTCTAGAGTAACTAAAAGGACCTAAAATGCAATGTAAGATGTGACTTATTGGTTAAGAATTATGTTATGTAAATCTACTTACTCTCAAGCAATTTTGTTTCGCTAATTCATCTAATGCTTTATTAAGTCTCCGTTTTATCTCAGTTTCATTTAAAGATACGATTTTCCTGTGTTCTTTTGAAAACGTTACTTTTGGAAAATGACCATCGAGTACACCTTGATCGGACAAATGCGATGTTATAACGTGATTCCAGTATTCGAGAGCACTTATCTTTACTTCCCAATGAAGATCAAGCACAGCAGTTTTTGCCATTGTCAATATCATTgaatcgataatatttttcctaaaaaataattactttatcaATGAGATTGATATGACTGACAGCAGTGCTGCACAACATTACTCACGGCCATTTACGATGTACATATAATTCCTTCAATAGAATTACTGCTTCCTTTCTGACTATGGCCTCGCTTTCATTGTTGAGTAGCATTATTGCAGTATTCTGAAGTAAAAGAATATagttttattatcaaatattaatcgaaaattatatactttttaacgACACATACAGGTAAATCAAATTgcgataatttttctttccataatttatttatacgaacAGTAGTTGAAAGAAAAACTAAAGCAGATGCTCGAACATAGCTTTCACTGTCTGTCTTGCTAATTTCAACTGCTAGCTGTAGAAACTCATTTGCcaataaatattcttgaaaCGCCGgatattctacaaatatttacgtatattacatataaaaataacatttttcataaatgattACTTACTGTCTTCTGAAATTATAGCTATAGTATTTAAAACTTCCAGTACACTATCCCTTACTTCCCAGTTGACATCATGTAATCTTTTAAACAATGTTGGCCCAATTTCGTTCATGTGACTATCTGTTTCTATTAACAATACCAAATCAGGTGGCATAAAATTCTGAATTGCTAACTTACATACTTTTAAAGCTTTCACGCAAATCTGAAAACAAAATTCAAGCATATTTATAATGCACGAATTATAAACCATCTTATAATGAATAGATCTAAACTTACTATAGGCAATGTTCCAGggtgatttaaaatttcttgagCCAATGATAATAAACATATGGTTTCTACACATTCTTGCCATTTTAGCTTAAACTTCTCTGTCATGACTGCTAAACCATTTAGAAGTGATGATAATAATGTAGGATGATCAACTATGGGATCCCCTTCTAAGGGAAACTTATATACTTGTTTCCTTGGACTATTTTCCAAATGTGTTGCATTAGTCATACTATCTAAAGTTTTACTGCATGCAGTTTTACTGCATGCATCTGGCACACAATTTTTTAGGACATGACACATTGCTTGAAAGACAATAACTGCAATATCCTGATATGagaatacatacatatatatatacatatacacatatgtagaATTATTAGATATAACTATAAACAACATAttggtaataatttataacattattatcaaaaatttttcttgtacATACCCTATCCATGATATCCATTATTTCTAAAAGCATGTCAATATCAACTTTGGCAATCTGTGCTAAAGGTACATCATTTTTAAGTACAGCATCTCTTACATTGTATCCCAATCTTTGTACAGCTGTACACGTTACATCAAACAGTTTGGTA carries:
- the LOC132913316 gene encoding uncharacterized protein LOC132913316 is translated as MSVFYQCIICQHPNATVIDLHNHHIQHHNPIELSQTIINLQGFKVVNDMKCTKKKYLQPINLGDNNNNENIYNHVFIKPEPKYKYKNEAINSPKKFTHDNCSINCSQFIAWERELYQRKEITDEEFFNITESLCTDLNKKKHRGRKKKDKTGVEETNIRNMLQQINTIIGIENTTVKQVKTEPCETATTSFWNNIDSTVNTTINEEFLVPKITNPIENTEKKQFTALEVVSTNTDTDVLTYHSSCNNFPWNSIITVNADEQEMSVDGKNIYSQPEQIDIANFL
- the LOC132913313 gene encoding uncharacterized protein LOC132913313, with translation MSSLNSNKRLTEVLELFLLPNYNIVSTTYLDLLLSHISEDIKECDTNNYENYELLQKWVLKALHTWNSECLPSQPITIFTLKLIGLVSRNELRFHYWQFKDVYNRLCDIFNLRKDDLPVSIKMAYITMLSNLIKHRSGRQWIIDSDAWKDVVKYAHWNHTLYVTRESHKFLWLLLSHEQQNVNFCKEVILAMAAPLITNAFDIQTCQVLQDNYLEENKLLCTTLDLLTSIIENTLFANMDNTIPELCQELIDLEMRVKALFEACISTKLLSHIHKLFILCLFIPIKQFIRGGKKTETETALKFYTELNYISIMLLSKAYVVELVKTNKFLMIFWKKLQSLHEFSFSQEHKFEHQAISIMIMPLALCIKHTYKDSDIFDMFVTKLFDVTCTAVQRLGYNVRDAVLKNDVPLAQIAKVDIDMLLEIMDIMDRDIAVIVFQAMCHVLKNCVPDACSKTACSKTLDSMTNATHLENSPRKQVYKFPLEGDPIVDHPTLLSSLLNGLAVMTEKFKLKWQECVETICLLSLAQEILNHPGTLPIICVKALKVCKLAIQNFMPPDLVLLIETDSHMNEIGPTLFKRLHDVNWEVRDSVLEVLNTIAIISEDKYPAFQEYLLANEFLQLAVEISKTDSESYVRASALVFLSTTVRINKLWKEKLSQFDLPNTAIMLLNNESEAIVRKEAVILLKELYVHRKWPKNIIDSMILTMAKTAVLDLHWEVKISALEYWNHVITSHLSDQGVLDGHFPKVTFSKEHRKIVSLNETEIKRRLNKALDELAKQNCLRVLLVTLEDSDLEVCKTSAAIINKLKAFLLKYKLNEPLPALPLPKDSATLDTSYVKYEPPDNVASSNCEMLSNSNNVIEEILDVNDANLLASIYKHSIEADSKTQKSEEKTFQYIPCVTRQVFLQTIFYMDIAAYIEEKERWLTTYSTSFDSTLDDILTMYKKGDVNSMDCY